Proteins from a single region of Oryza brachyantha chromosome 6, ObraRS2, whole genome shotgun sequence:
- the LOC102718276 gene encoding U-box domain-containing protein 12, producing MPKRVADEIAALPEPRGPLRRPCADLSRRVRLLAPLIDHLPPAAASDSSPPLADSLAAARDLLRKVRDGSKIDQAMRGDAFLDEFAAVNKQIQLALDALPYKTLDMPQEVHEQVALVHSQFQRAATRTDPPDTQLSKDLAWALTDNPTDPALLTRISHRLQLHTMADMKNESIALHNMVISTAGEPDGCVDHMSSLLKKLKDCVVTDDPTNDALASRSASIKHRSPIIPDEFRCPISLELMQDPVIVSSGQTYERSCIQKWLDSGHKTCPKTQQPLSHTSLTPNFVLKSLISQWCEVNGIELPKNKQNSRDKKATKSSDYDHAGLVSLMNRLRSGNQDEQRAAAGEIRLLAKRNVNNRICIAEAGAIPLLVNLLSSLDPRTQEHAVTALLNLSIHENNKASIVDSHAIPKIVEVLKTGSMEARENAAATLFSLSVVDENKVTIGAAGAITPLINLLCDGSPRGKKDAATAIFNLCIYQGNKVRAVKAGIVIHLMNFLVDPTGGMIDEALSLLSILAGNPEGKVVIAQSEPIPPLIEVIKTGSPRNRENAAAILWLLCSADAEQTLAAKAAGAEDALKELSETGTDRAKRKASSILELMRQANEA from the exons ATGCCGAAGCGAGTGGCCGACGAGATCGCCGCGCTCCCGGAGCCGCGTGGGCCCCTGCGCCGCCCCTGCGCCGACCTCTCCCGTCGcgtccgcctcctcgccccgcTGATCGACCACCTCccgcctgccgccgcctccgactCCTCGCCTCCCCTCGCCGACTCCCTTGCCGCCGCACGAGACCTCCTCCGCAAGGTCCGCGACGGCAGTAAGATCGACCAG GCCATGCGAGGGGATGCCTTCCTCGACGAATTTGCAGCTGTCAACAAGCAGATTCAGCTGGCCTTGGATGCCTTGCCCTACAAAACCCTGGACATGCCCCAAGAGGTCCACGAGCAG GTCGCGCTCGTGCACTCCCAGTTCCAAAGAGCCGCCACAAGGACGGATCCCCCGGATACACAGCTTTCCAAGGATCTAGCTTGGGCTCTTACCGACAACCCCACCGACCCCGCCCTTCTCACCAGGATCTCCCACAGGCTGCAGCTGCACACCATGGCTGACATGAAGAACGAGTCCATCGCCCTCCATAACATGGTCATTTCCACTGCCGGCGAACCCGATGGCTGTGTCGACCACATGTCTTCCTTGCTCAAGAAGCTTAAGGACTGCGTCGTCACTGACGATCCCACCAACGATGCTCTTGCCAGTAGGTCTGCCTCCATAAAGCATAGGTCTCCTATCATCCCAGACGAATTTAGGTGCCCCATATCCCTTGAGCTCATGCAGGACCCTGTCATTGTGTCTAGCGGCCAG ACATACGAGCGATCCTGCATCCAGAAGTGGCTTGATTCTGGCCACAAAACCTGCCCTAAGACGCAGCAGCCCCTCTCACATACTTCACTGACCCCAAACTTTGTCCTCAAAAGCCTCATATCACAATGGTGTGAAGTCAATGGTATCGAGCTTCCGAAGAACAAACAGAATTCCCGCGACAAGAAGGCCACGAAAAGTTCTGACTATGACCATGCTGGTCTGGTCTCGCTAATGAACAGGCTCAGGAGTGGGAACCAAGATGAGCAGCGGGCAGCTGCAGGTGAGATACGATTGCTTGCCAAGAGAAATGTCAACAACCGGATATGCATCGCTGAAGCAGGAGCCATCCCACTGCTGGTTAACCTGCTCTCCTCTTTGGATCCACGGACACAGGAACATGCAGTAACAGCACTTCTGAACCTCTCCATTCATGAAAACAATAAGGCAAGCATCGTGGACTCTCATGCTATTCCTAAGATAGTGGAAGTGCTTAAAACTGGGAGCATGGAAGCCAGAGAGAATGCAGCAGCCACACTGTTTAGCTTATcagttgttgatgaaaacaAAGTAACCATTGGTGCTGCTGGTGCAATAACTCCGCTCATCAACCTTCTGTGCGATGGGAGCCCAAGAGGCAAGAAAGATGCTGCGACAGCAATTTTTAACCTATGCATATATCAGGGAAATAAGGTCCGCGCAGTGAAAGCTGGAATCGTCATCCATCTGATGAACTTCTTGGTGGATCCCACGGGGGGAATGATTGACGAGGCACTTAGTCTTCTGTCAATTCTTGCAGGCAACCCAGAAGGCAAGGTTGTGATCGCGCAGTCGGAGCCTATTCCTCCACTTATCGAGGTTATCAAAACTGGATCTCCTCGCAACAGGGAGAACGCTGCAGCCATTCTGTGGTTGCTCTGTTCTGCTGATGCTGAGCAGACATTGGCTGCAAAGGCAGCTGGAGCGGAGGATGCACTCAAGGAGCTGTCAGAAACTGGCACAGATCGTGCTAAGAGGAAAGCTTCTAGCATCCTTGAACTCATGCGCCAAGCAAATGAGGCATGA